A genomic window from Dechloromonas sp. A34 includes:
- a CDS encoding sulfate/molybdate ABC transporter ATP-binding protein, with translation MSIAIRNISKQFGAFQALDDVSIDIPSGELVALLGPSGCGKTTLLRIIAGLEYADRGQILLEGDDASDRHVRERQVGFVFQHYALFRHMTVFDNVAFGLRVRPRKFRPAEAEIRKRVTRLLDLVQLGWLADRFPSQLSGGQRQRIALARALAVEPKVLLLDEPFGALDAKVRKELRRWLRQLHDEIHVTSVFVTHDQEEALEVSDRVVLMNKGKVEQIGSPDQVYDHPATSFVASFLGSVNLFHGRVEDGHLHVGEHALQLGHGHEPSAQAVGFVRPHEFDLLPASTPEGGLPARILRVIAIGPLAQVELSRPDGELVEVSVLREALSASGLREGDHVSLRPRAIRVFQNDRLAA, from the coding sequence ATGAGTATCGCCATACGCAACATCAGCAAGCAGTTCGGTGCTTTCCAGGCACTGGACGATGTTTCCATCGACATTCCCTCCGGCGAGCTGGTTGCGCTGCTCGGCCCTTCCGGCTGCGGCAAGACGACGCTGCTGCGCATCATCGCCGGCCTCGAATATGCCGATCGCGGCCAGATCCTGCTCGAAGGCGACGATGCTTCCGACCGCCATGTCCGCGAGCGCCAGGTCGGCTTCGTTTTCCAGCACTACGCGCTGTTCCGCCACATGACGGTGTTCGACAACGTGGCTTTCGGGCTGCGCGTCCGGCCCCGGAAATTCCGCCCGGCCGAAGCCGAGATCAGGAAACGCGTGACGCGGCTGCTCGACCTGGTTCAGCTCGGCTGGCTGGCCGACCGTTTTCCCTCGCAGCTGTCCGGCGGCCAGCGTCAGCGCATCGCGCTGGCCCGTGCCCTGGCCGTCGAGCCCAAGGTGCTGTTGCTCGACGAGCCGTTCGGGGCGCTAGATGCCAAGGTGCGCAAGGAACTACGCCGCTGGTTGCGCCAGTTGCACGACGAAATCCACGTCACCAGCGTCTTCGTGACCCACGACCAGGAGGAGGCACTCGAGGTTTCCGACCGCGTTGTGCTGATGAACAAGGGCAAGGTCGAGCAGATCGGCTCGCCGGACCAGGTGTACGACCATCCGGCGACCTCCTTCGTCGCCAGCTTCCTGGGCTCGGTCAATTTGTTCCATGGCCGGGTCGAGGACGGCCATCTGCACGTCGGCGAGCACGCGCTGCAACTCGGCCATGGCCACGAACCGAGCGCGCAGGCCGTGGGCTTCGTCCGGCCGCACGAATTCGATCTGTTGCCGGCCAGTACGCCGGAGGGCGGCCTGCCGGCCAGAATCCTGCGGGTGATCGCGATCGGCCCGCTGGCCCAGGTCGAACTGAGCCGGCCGGATGGCGAGCTGGTCGAGGTTTCGGTGCTGCGCGAAGCGCTCAGCGCCTCCGGCCTGCGCGAAGGTGACCATGTATCGCTGCGCCCACGCGCCATCCGCGTATTCCAGAACGACCGCCTGGCGGCATAA
- a CDS encoding secondary thiamine-phosphate synthase enzyme YjbQ produces MSEQHRLSFDTPGRGSVEITAEIAAVVRKTPLDSGIAHVFVRHTSCGLAITENADPTVRRDLETLLQRWAPDGDPAYRHDLEGDDDMAAHARSLLTGTSLTVPFAGGQLLLGTWQGIYLFEHRTHGHRREIVVTLLG; encoded by the coding sequence ATGAGCGAGCAGCATCGACTGAGCTTCGATACCCCCGGCCGCGGCTCGGTCGAGATCACCGCCGAGATTGCGGCGGTGGTCCGCAAGACCCCGCTCGATAGCGGCATCGCCCATGTTTTCGTGCGCCACACCAGTTGCGGCCTGGCAATCACCGAAAATGCCGACCCGACGGTGCGCCGCGATCTGGAAACCCTGTTGCAGCGCTGGGCGCCGGATGGCGACCCGGCTTACCGCCACGACCTGGAGGGCGACGACGACATGGCGGCGCACGCCCGTTCGCTGCTCACCGGCACCTCACTGACCGTACCCTTCGCCGGCGGCCAGTTGCTGCTCGGCACCTGGCAGGGCATCTACCTGTTCGAGCACCGTACGCACGGCCATCGCCGGGAAATCGTCGTTACCCTGCTCGGCTGA
- a CDS encoding alpha/beta fold hydrolase: protein MEIKVLGQMAYVYNGGKKLTADTVNQQPVVVFLHGAQQDHSCWVLQSRWFAHHGFSVLVPDLPGHGRSGGEPLASVEALADWVVALLDACGVEQATLIGHSMGSLVALEVAARFAPRVGKTVLIGSSLPMPVSQALLDATRDDEPKAAEMINTWSYSATGQIGGNTVPGLWLLGMNQRLMERQKKGVFHTDMNACNAYSRRPESLTAITSPLLIVAGNQDKMTSPKAAKALLGFIAGARLVSIEGSGHALMAERPDAVLDALRDFIAT, encoded by the coding sequence ATGGAGATCAAGGTTCTCGGCCAGATGGCCTATGTCTACAACGGCGGCAAGAAGCTCACGGCCGATACCGTCAATCAACAGCCGGTGGTCGTCTTCCTGCACGGCGCGCAGCAGGACCATTCGTGCTGGGTCTTGCAGAGCCGCTGGTTCGCCCATCATGGGTTCTCGGTGCTCGTCCCCGACTTGCCGGGCCACGGGCGCAGTGGCGGCGAGCCGCTGGCTTCGGTCGAGGCGCTGGCCGACTGGGTGGTTGCGCTGCTCGATGCCTGCGGTGTCGAGCAGGCGACCTTGATCGGCCACAGTATGGGTTCGCTGGTGGCGCTCGAAGTGGCGGCCCGTTTCGCACCGCGCGTCGGCAAGACCGTGCTGATCGGCAGTTCGCTGCCGATGCCGGTATCGCAGGCCCTGCTCGATGCGACGCGCGACGACGAGCCGAAGGCCGCCGAAATGATCAATACCTGGTCCTACTCGGCGACCGGACAGATCGGCGGCAACACGGTGCCCGGCCTGTGGCTGCTCGGCATGAACCAGCGCCTGATGGAACGCCAGAAGAAGGGCGTTTTCCATACCGACATGAACGCCTGCAATGCCTACTCGCGCCGCCCGGAAAGCCTGACGGCCATTACGTCGCCGCTGTTGATCGTCGCCGGCAATCAGGACAAGATGACTTCGCCCAAGGCCGCCAAGGCGCTGCTCGGTTTCATCGCCGGGGCGCGGCTGGTCAGCATCGAAGGCAGCGGCCACGCGCTGATGGCCGAGCGGCCGGATGCCGTGCTCGACGCCCTGCGCGACTTCATCGCGACCTGA
- a CDS encoding ABC transporter substrate-binding protein, whose translation MQHKHSLTALVAALALVGGLSSALADPLKVGYLPVTGHGKFFVAKEQGLFAKEGLDVELIEFQNSADGLNAVVAGKLDIGAFGTTAPVAHISKGAKLKIIGGIMGGDAALIATPANAGKIAGIADLKGKKIATVRMASGDAVLRGALKDKGINWKTDVQIFELKNPPAVIEAVKSGQVDAGLVWGRMTCAPKTRA comes from the coding sequence ATGCAGCACAAGCATTCCCTCACGGCGCTGGTCGCCGCCCTCGCCCTCGTCGGCGGCCTCTCCAGTGCCCTGGCCGACCCCCTGAAGGTCGGCTACCTGCCGGTCACCGGCCACGGCAAGTTCTTCGTCGCCAAGGAACAAGGCCTGTTCGCCAAGGAAGGCCTCGACGTCGAACTGATCGAATTCCAGAACTCGGCCGACGGCCTCAACGCCGTCGTCGCCGGCAAGCTCGACATCGGCGCTTTCGGCACCACGGCACCGGTCGCCCACATCTCGAAGGGCGCCAAGCTGAAGATCATCGGCGGAATCATGGGCGGTGACGCCGCGCTGATCGCCACCCCGGCCAATGCAGGCAAGATCGCCGGCATCGCCGACCTCAAGGGCAAGAAGATCGCCACCGTGCGCATGGCCTCGGGCGATGCCGTGCTGCGCGGCGCCTTGAAGGACAAGGGCATCAACTGGAAGACCGATGTCCAGATTTTCGAGCTGAAAAATCCGCCGGCCGTCATCGAAGCCGTCAAGTCGGGCCAAGTCGATGCCGGTCTGGTCTGGGGCCGCATGA
- a CDS encoding acyl-CoA thioesterase has product MPRIKIDLPEHFTFATEIPIYIGHINYGHHLDNAALISLVSEARVRFFKALGYTELDVEGVGIVVADVAAQYRSEAFHGETLVVEMGADDFNKYGCDLVWRLSDKASGREVARGKHGIMFFDYAARKPTSAPPAFVAKVSG; this is encoded by the coding sequence ATGCCCCGCATCAAGATAGACCTGCCCGAGCACTTTACGTTCGCTACCGAAATCCCGATCTATATCGGCCACATCAACTACGGTCATCATCTCGACAATGCGGCGCTGATCTCACTGGTATCCGAGGCCCGGGTGCGCTTTTTCAAGGCGCTGGGCTATACCGAGCTGGATGTCGAAGGCGTCGGCATCGTCGTCGCCGACGTCGCCGCTCAGTACCGTTCCGAGGCCTTCCACGGCGAAACGCTGGTCGTCGAAATGGGCGCCGACGATTTCAACAAGTACGGCTGCGATCTGGTCTGGCGCCTTTCCGACAAGGCGAGCGGGCGCGAAGTGGCGCGCGGCAAGCACGGCATCATGTTCTTCGACTACGCCGCCCGCAAGCCGACTTCGGCGCCGCCGGCCTTCGTCGCCAAAGTGAGCGGCTAG
- a CDS encoding MFS transporter, translating to MTAAVLPPTAKRDLETISLIGFVHGVSHFFHLLLPPLFPWLMADFGLSFTGIGATMTVFFIVSGIGQAMAGFLVDRFGAARVLGGGISCFALAGVVLHFASGYPMLVVVAALAGLGNSVFHPADFTVLNRHVSQPRLGHAFSVHGLSGNLGWAAAPVFMAGIATVAGWRSAALGATLVALLALALLYWRRQAIADPLGYHASQHGQTSGPAFAFLNSRAVWLCFLFFLLITAAFGVIQNFASPILQALYNLSITAAAAALSTYLLGGAAGIVLGGFLAQKGDHDRLIAAALGVAALLAILLAAGILPGWSILPLMAGIGFCTGIAGPSRDLLVRRAATARFGQAAFGRVYGFVYSGLDLGLASAPLIFGGLMDGHQFSQVLVGVAVLQTLAILAALRVGKAV from the coding sequence ATGACCGCAGCCGTCCTCCCTCCCACCGCCAAGCGCGATCTCGAAACCATCTCGCTGATCGGTTTCGTCCATGGCGTCTCGCATTTCTTCCACCTTTTGCTGCCGCCCCTCTTTCCCTGGCTGATGGCCGATTTCGGGCTGAGCTTCACCGGCATCGGGGCGACGATGACGGTCTTTTTCATCGTCTCCGGTATCGGTCAGGCGATGGCCGGCTTTCTCGTCGACCGCTTCGGTGCGGCGCGGGTGCTCGGTGGTGGTATCAGCTGTTTCGCGCTGGCCGGGGTCGTGCTGCATTTTGCTTCCGGCTACCCGATGCTCGTCGTGGTCGCCGCACTGGCCGGCCTCGGCAACAGCGTCTTTCATCCGGCCGACTTCACGGTGCTCAATCGCCACGTCTCGCAACCGCGGCTTGGTCATGCCTTTTCCGTGCATGGCCTGTCCGGCAACCTGGGCTGGGCGGCGGCCCCGGTCTTCATGGCCGGCATTGCCACCGTCGCCGGCTGGCGCAGCGCAGCGCTCGGCGCGACGCTGGTCGCCCTGCTCGCCCTAGCCCTGCTCTACTGGCGGCGACAGGCGATCGCCGATCCGCTCGGCTATCACGCCAGCCAGCACGGCCAGACTAGCGGTCCGGCCTTCGCCTTCCTCAACTCGCGCGCCGTCTGGCTGTGCTTCCTGTTCTTCCTGCTGATTACCGCCGCCTTCGGCGTTATCCAGAACTTTGCCAGCCCCATCCTGCAGGCGCTCTATAACCTCTCGATCACCGCGGCAGCCGCGGCCTTATCGACCTACCTGCTGGGCGGTGCAGCCGGCATCGTGCTCGGCGGCTTTCTCGCCCAGAAGGGCGACCATGACCGGCTGATCGCCGCCGCCCTCGGCGTCGCCGCCCTGTTGGCGATACTGTTGGCGGCCGGCATCCTGCCGGGCTGGAGCATTCTGCCGCTGATGGCCGGGATCGGTTTCTGCACCGGCATCGCCGGCCCTTCGCGCGATTTGCTGGTGCGCCGCGCCGCCACCGCCCGTTTCGGGCAGGCAGCCTTCGGGCGGGTCTATGGCTTCGTCTATTCCGGCCTCGACCTCGGGCTGGCCAGCGCCCCGCTGATCTTCGGCGGCCTGATGGACGGCCACCAGTTTAGCCAGGTGCTGGTCGGCGTCGCCGTGCTGCAGACGCTGGCCATCCTCGCCGCGCTACGCGTCGGCAAGGCCGTTTAA
- a CDS encoding O-acetylhomoserine aminocarboxypropyltransferase, giving the protein MSYKFDTLSLHAGQVPDSQYGARAQPIYLTSSFVFKDAEQAASLFNMERGGHVYSRISNPTNAVLEERVAALEGGVGAIAVASGQAAMHLAITTLMGAGSHIVASRSLYGGSHNLLEYTLPRFGITTTFVDPRDLDAWRAAIRPETRLLFGETLGNPGLDVLDIPRVSALAHEHGLPLLVDSTFTTPYLLKPFDLGADLVFHSATKFLSGHGTVIGGVVVDSGAFDWAASGKFPTLTEPYEGFHDMVFAEESTVAAFLLRARREGLRDFGACLSPLSAFQILQGLETLPLRMARHIENTRKVVAHLSALVGGAVQAVVHPDLPDHPDHELAKQLLPRGSSSVFTFNLSGGRAAGRKFIEALKVFSHLANVGDAKSLVIHPASTTHFRMSDAALVAAGIHPGTIRLSIGLEDADDLIDDLNRGLAAAAKA; this is encoded by the coding sequence ATGAGTTATAAATTTGACACGCTTTCCCTGCACGCCGGCCAGGTGCCGGACAGCCAGTACGGGGCGCGGGCCCAGCCGATTTACCTGACGTCCTCCTTCGTTTTCAAGGATGCCGAGCAGGCCGCCTCGCTGTTCAATATGGAACGCGGCGGCCACGTCTATTCGCGCATCTCGAACCCGACCAATGCCGTGCTCGAAGAACGGGTAGCAGCATTGGAGGGCGGGGTTGGGGCGATTGCCGTGGCTTCCGGGCAGGCTGCGATGCATCTGGCGATCACGACCTTGATGGGCGCCGGCAGCCATATCGTGGCCAGTCGCTCGCTCTACGGCGGCTCGCACAACCTGCTTGAATACACCCTGCCGCGTTTCGGCATCACCACCACCTTCGTCGATCCGCGCGATCTCGATGCCTGGCGGGCGGCCATCCGGCCGGAAACCCGGTTGCTGTTCGGCGAGACGCTGGGCAATCCAGGGCTCGATGTACTTGATATTCCCCGCGTGTCGGCGCTGGCCCATGAGCATGGTCTGCCGCTGCTGGTCGATTCGACCTTCACCACGCCGTATTTACTCAAGCCCTTCGATCTCGGCGCCGATCTGGTCTTTCATTCGGCCACCAAGTTCCTCTCCGGCCACGGTACGGTGATCGGCGGCGTGGTCGTCGATTCCGGCGCTTTCGACTGGGCGGCCAGTGGTAAATTTCCAACGTTGACCGAGCCTTATGAAGGCTTCCACGACATGGTGTTTGCCGAGGAGTCGACGGTTGCCGCCTTTCTGCTCCGTGCCCGGCGCGAGGGCTTGCGCGATTTCGGCGCCTGTCTCAGCCCGCTCTCGGCCTTCCAGATACTGCAAGGTCTGGAAACGCTGCCGTTGCGTATGGCGCGCCATATCGAGAACACCCGCAAGGTGGTCGCCCATCTCTCTGCGTTAGTTGGCGGGGCGGTGCAGGCGGTAGTCCATCCCGACCTGCCGGATCATCCCGATCACGAACTCGCCAAGCAACTGCTGCCGCGGGGCAGCAGTTCGGTCTTCACCTTCAACCTGAGCGGCGGGCGGGCGGCCGGGCGCAAGTTCATCGAGGCGCTGAAAGTCTTCTCGCATCTGGCCAATGTCGGCGATGCCAAGTCGCTGGTCATTCACCCGGCTTCGACCACGCATTTCCGCATGTCCGATGCGGCGCTGGTCGCGGCCGGCATTCATCCCGGCACCATCCGCCTGTCAATCGGCCTGGAAGACGCGGACGACCTGATCGACGACCTCAATCGCGGCCTCGCCGCAGCGGCCAAGGCCTGA
- a CDS encoding radical SAM protein, whose translation MLPIRYVEPVFRPPSEAESLILPVTDGCSWNQCTFCEMYTAPQKKFRAREEDEVLDSIRLTGQRYGDQVRRVFLADGDALVLPTRRLLGILEAIRTHLPAVRRISAYCLARNLRKKSQAEIDQLVAAGLKMIYLGAESGDDQVLAAVKKGETFDSTREALDKLGSAGITRSVMILNGLGGKVYSQQHAENSARLANATQPEYLATLVVSFPKGEQRFRADFPEWEPLTQPELFVEMEQFLSSLDLKRTVFRSDHASNWLVLKGTLGADKERLLAQIRQAIAAPDEAHLRPGWARGL comes from the coding sequence ATGCTGCCAATCCGTTACGTCGAGCCGGTCTTCCGCCCGCCGAGTGAGGCGGAGTCGCTGATTCTGCCGGTGACCGACGGCTGCTCGTGGAACCAGTGCACTTTTTGCGAGATGTACACCGCGCCGCAGAAGAAATTCCGGGCGCGCGAAGAGGATGAGGTTCTCGACAGCATCCGCCTGACCGGCCAGCGCTACGGCGATCAGGTTCGCCGCGTCTTCCTGGCCGATGGTGACGCGCTGGTCCTGCCGACCCGGCGGCTGTTGGGTATCCTCGAGGCGATCCGCACCCATCTGCCGGCCGTGCGCCGTATCTCCGCCTATTGCCTGGCGCGCAACCTGCGCAAGAAGTCGCAGGCTGAAATCGATCAACTGGTGGCAGCCGGCCTGAAAATGATCTATCTCGGCGCCGAATCGGGCGATGACCAGGTGCTGGCCGCGGTCAAGAAGGGCGAAACCTTCGACAGCACCCGCGAGGCGCTCGACAAACTGGGGAGTGCCGGCATCACCCGTTCGGTGATGATCCTCAACGGCCTCGGCGGCAAGGTCTATTCGCAGCAACACGCCGAGAATTCGGCGCGGCTGGCCAATGCCACGCAGCCGGAGTATCTGGCGACGCTGGTGGTCAGTTTTCCCAAGGGCGAACAGCGTTTCCGGGCCGATTTTCCGGAATGGGAGCCCCTCACCCAGCCCGAACTCTTCGTCGAGATGGAGCAATTTCTCTCCAGCCTGGACCTCAAACGCACGGTCTTTCGCAGCGACCACGCCTCCAACTGGCTGGTCCTCAAGGGTACGCTGGGCGCCGACAAGGAACGCCTGCTGGCCCAGATCCGGCAGGCCATCGCCGCGCCGGATGAGGCCCACCTGCGCCCGGGCTGGGCGCGCGGCTTATAG
- a CDS encoding YajD family HNH nuclease, translated as MKSIDHNKLDKLVLDARKAADTRAEGYRERALKIYPWICGRCAREFTATNVRELTVHHRDHNHDNNPPDGSNWELLCIYCHDNEHQKEIEADRGYTDTSSARGGGATHNPFAALQGLLKDKGKS; from the coding sequence ATGAAGTCGATCGACCACAACAAACTCGACAAACTCGTTCTCGACGCCCGCAAGGCAGCGGATACCCGCGCCGAAGGCTATCGCGAGCGCGCCCTGAAAATCTACCCGTGGATCTGCGGCCGTTGCGCCCGCGAATTCACCGCGACCAATGTCCGCGAACTGACCGTGCATCACCGCGACCACAATCACGACAATAACCCGCCCGACGGCAGCAACTGGGAACTGCTTTGCATCTACTGCCACGACAACGAACACCAGAAAGAAATCGAGGCTGACCGCGGCTACACCGACACCAGTTCGGCGCGTGGTGGCGGCGCCACGCACAACCCGTTCGCCGCGCTGCAAGGCCTGCTCAAGGACAAGGGCAAGAGCTGA
- a CDS encoding CysB family HTH-type transcriptional regulator, with translation MNFQQLRIVRETIRQDFNLTEVASALYTSQPGVSKHIKDLEDELGIEIFVRRGKRLLGLTEPGKELAEVVERILLDTQNLRRIADQFASRETGHFVIATTHTQARYALPTIIKWFKADYPKVHLTLLQGSPREIADLLVSGQADVGIATESVDKVSELASFPFYSWHHAIIVPQGHPLLGVGEITLETLSEYPIITYHEGFTGRAHVDQAFADAGIVPDIVLSAIDADVIKTYVGLGLGVGVVASVAYDAEQDRSLELIPVPHLFPSNTTRLAVRRGTYLRSYAHAFIEKVCPDVGEDLIKAALKTQNGTD, from the coding sequence ATGAATTTTCAGCAACTCAGAATCGTTCGCGAAACGATTCGACAGGATTTCAACCTGACCGAAGTCGCCAGCGCGCTCTATACGTCGCAACCCGGCGTCAGCAAACACATCAAGGATCTCGAGGACGAACTCGGTATCGAGATCTTCGTCCGCCGCGGCAAGCGCCTGCTCGGGCTGACCGAGCCGGGCAAGGAACTGGCCGAGGTCGTCGAGCGCATCCTGCTCGATACCCAGAATCTGCGCCGCATTGCCGACCAGTTCGCCAGCCGCGAAACCGGGCACTTCGTGATCGCCACCACCCACACCCAGGCCCGCTACGCGTTGCCGACCATCATCAAGTGGTTCAAGGCCGATTACCCGAAGGTCCATCTGACACTGCTCCAGGGCAGTCCGCGCGAAATCGCCGACCTGCTGGTCTCCGGTCAGGCCGATGTCGGCATCGCCACGGAAAGCGTCGACAAGGTGTCCGAACTCGCGTCCTTCCCGTTCTATTCCTGGCATCACGCCATCATCGTGCCGCAGGGCCATCCGCTGCTCGGCGTCGGCGAAATCACGCTGGAAACGCTTAGCGAGTATCCGATCATCACCTATCACGAAGGCTTCACCGGCCGCGCCCATGTTGATCAGGCCTTCGCCGACGCCGGCATCGTTCCCGACATCGTCCTTTCGGCGATCGACGCCGACGTGATCAAGACCTATGTCGGGCTCGGTCTGGGCGTCGGGGTGGTGGCCTCGGTGGCCTATGACGCGGAGCAGGACCGGAGCCTGGAGTTGATCCCGGTACCTCATCTTTTCCCGTCCAACACGACGCGTCTCGCGGTGCGCCGCGGAACCTACCTGCGCAGTTATGCCCATGCCTTCATCGAGAAAGTCTGTCCGGACGTCGGCGAAGACCTGATCAAGGCCGCCCTCAAGACGCAAAACGGAACAGATTAG